AATCAAAAATTATAATTCAACTAAATATATTTCATCTTCAAATGAAACAAATTATATTTTTTGATTTGAAAAAAATTCTGAGACACCTAAAGGTTATCCAAGAAAATGAGCTAAAATTAAAAAACCATAGATTTTGCTATGGTTTTTTAAAAAAATTAATATAATTAATTTTAATTTAAAAAAAGGATGGATTATGAAAAAACCTGTGATTTTAACTGTAATTGATGGCTTAGGTCTAAGAAATGAAAAACAAGGTAATGCTTTTGCCCAAGCAAAAACACCTACATTTGATGAATATTTCAAAAATTATCCTCACTCAATTATTCAAGCATCTGGTGAATTTGTAGGATTGCCAGAAGGACAAATGGGAAATAGTGAAGTTGGACATTTAAATATTGGTGCTGGCTTTGTTGTTTACACTGGTCTTTCTTTAATTAACAAAGCTTTAAAAGAAAAAACTTTTGAAAAAAATTCAAAATTTATTAAAGCTTTTAAAAACTCAATTAAAACAAATAGCACACTACAAATAATGGGTCTTTTATCACCAGGTGGTGTACATTCATTAGAAAAACACTTATTTGCTTTGATTGAAGCAGCGCATAACTTTGGGGTAAAAAAATTAAACGTTCATGTTTTTGGTGACGGGAGAGATGTTGCACCACAATCTATTTTGACTTCAATAGAAAAACTAGAAAATATTTTAAATAAATATGAAAATTACCAAATTGCAACTATTGCTGGACGATTTTATGCAATGGATCGTGATAAAATGTTTGATCGTAATGAAATTGCTTATCAAACAATTTTAGGAAAATCACAAAGTTATTTTGAAAATGCAAGCACATATATAAAAGAGCAATATGATCAAAAAATTTATGATGAATTTTTTGTTCCCGCTCAAAACAAAAAAATTTCTAAAAATGATTTTCTTAAAAACAATGATTCAGTTATCTTTTTTAACTTTAGACCTGATAGAGCAAGACAACTTAGCCACATGATACTAAATAGTGATTTATATGATTATAAACCAAGTGAAATCATTAAAACAAACGTTTTTGTTTCAATGATGAAATATGAAGGACTAGAAACTGAAGTAGCTTTTGAAGAAATGGAAGTTAAAACTCCTATTGGGAAAGTAATTGAACAAACTGGTTTAAAACAATTAAGATTAGCTGAAACACAAAAATATGCTCATGTTACATTTTTCATGGATGGTGGAAATGATATAGTTTTTAAAAATAGTGAAAGAATTATGGTAAATTCATTAAAAGTTGAATCCTACGCAGATGCTCCACAAATGTCAGCAAAAGAAATAACAGATGAGCTTTTAGCAAAAGCTAAAAATTTTGATTTAGTAATTATGAATTTTGCAAATCCAGATATGGTTGGGCATACTGGGAATTTAAATTCAACAATTAAAGCTGTTGAAATTTTAGATGAACAACTTGGGCGTATTAAA
This Mesomycoplasma neurolyticum DNA region includes the following protein-coding sequences:
- the gpmI gene encoding 2,3-bisphosphoglycerate-independent phosphoglycerate mutase, with the protein product MKKPVILTVIDGLGLRNEKQGNAFAQAKTPTFDEYFKNYPHSIIQASGEFVGLPEGQMGNSEVGHLNIGAGFVVYTGLSLINKALKEKTFEKNSKFIKAFKNSIKTNSTLQIMGLLSPGGVHSLEKHLFALIEAAHNFGVKKLNVHVFGDGRDVAPQSILTSIEKLENILNKYENYQIATIAGRFYAMDRDKMFDRNEIAYQTILGKSQSYFENASTYIKEQYDQKIYDEFFVPAQNKKISKNDFLKNNDSVIFFNFRPDRARQLSHMILNSDLYDYKPSEIIKTNVFVSMMKYEGLETEVAFEEMEVKTPIGKVIEQTGLKQLRLAETQKYAHVTFFMDGGNDIVFKNSERIMVNSLKVESYADAPQMSAKEITDELLAKAKNFDLVIMNFANPDMVGHTGNLNSTIKAVEILDEQLGRIKKWVEENNAVQFITADHGNAEVTEDENNNPATKHTSYPVMLITTDKSLKLKNGKLSNIAPTILDYMNIQKPDEMNEESLIIKK